AATAAATCTCATCCCCCTTTTTCACACTCTCAACGTAAAGTGCGTTTTCAAGCATATCAAGGTGAAGCTTCACCTCTGCGTCACCGAGATTGAAATGCTCTTTTATCTCCTCGATGCTTTTTCCACCCACCACAAACGCGAGAATCTCTCTCCTCGTCCGGTTCTGCATCGTTCTCCAGGCAATTCGGTGGTCCTCCT
This genomic window from Candidatus Syntrophoarchaeum caldarius contains:
- a CDS encoding ArsR family transcriptional regulator, with the protein product MVGGKSIEEIKEHFNLGDAEVKLHLDMLENALYVESVKKGDEIYYYPTPRGEEYLENVEKREEKGS